One window from the genome of Gemmatimonadaceae bacterium encodes:
- a CDS encoding GTPase domain-containing protein, with protein sequence MSLVNYATREITCKIVYYGPGRSGKTTNLHHIYGQVPNDRKGKMVSLATQTDRTLFFDFLPLDLGTISGFTTKFQLYTVPGQVYYQSTRKLVLQGADGVVFVADSQTRQLEENIESFQDLHANLAEQGVDVRAIPLVIQYNKQDLPRDLILSTAELAEAINFRGVPDFPADALHGPGVFETLRGISELVLKRLSSPSSPAR encoded by the coding sequence GTGTCCCTCGTCAACTACGCCACGCGCGAGATCACCTGCAAGATCGTCTACTACGGGCCGGGCCGGTCCGGAAAGACGACCAACTTGCATCACATCTATGGGCAGGTGCCGAACGACCGCAAAGGGAAGATGGTCTCGCTGGCCACGCAGACCGATCGCACCCTGTTCTTCGACTTCCTGCCGCTGGATCTGGGCACGATCTCGGGGTTCACCACCAAGTTCCAGCTCTACACGGTGCCCGGGCAGGTGTACTACCAGTCCACGCGTAAGCTGGTGCTCCAGGGCGCCGACGGCGTGGTGTTCGTGGCCGACAGCCAGACGCGGCAGCTCGAGGAGAACATCGAGAGCTTCCAGGACCTGCACGCGAACCTGGCCGAGCAGGGCGTGGACGTGCGCGCGATTCCGCTGGTGATCCAGTACAACAAGCAGGATCTGCCGCGCGACCTGATCCTGTCCACCGCCGAGCTGGCCGAGGCGATCAACTTCCGCGGCGTGCCCGACTTCCCGGCCGACGCGCTGCACGGGCCGGGAGTGTTCGAGACCCTGCGCGGGATCTCCGAGCTCGTGCTCAAGCGGTTGAGCTCTCCCTCCAGCCCGGCGAGGTAG
- a CDS encoding DUF4388 domain-containing protein produces the protein MAIKGSLKEASLPDVLQLLAMGKKTGCLSVNHRSNFGYIYFDKGRISYASIVNRRDRLGDLLVKNGIVTAEQLQAAIDAQERQRDRRIGELLMDMGYLSREALRQHIREQIEEAVYFLFTWNQGTFNFEADVQPEEQEFLVSINPESLLLEGARRVDEWTLVEKKIPTFDIVFEVDRPKLQKAEVELTAEQRALLELVDGQRDVQQIIDASGMGEFDVGKLLYGLATTGFLHRIGTSKAGEPQVSEARVQEHYNLGVAFYKTGMFDESVREFRRVMDLRANDAAARFYIGLVLLRQERWADALAVYEEATARPGVAAAVYHNMAYALERLGRFGEAQRALHEAGKRSGGKNAQIQTSIGVVALRVGDLAAADEALTAARPLWAARPPSPAWYHYAALTAALLGDLPRAQATLEEGVGAHPHSAVLHNNLAVVLERRNAAAPALAALDRALTEDPAVPQIHKNLGDMAYRAGRFDDALEAYQRAVKVDPELGGDVYLKLGNIQFRQHHRDEAVKFWERALAIDPSNAIVRTNLDAVRQTL, from the coding sequence ATGGCGATCAAAGGCAGCCTCAAGGAAGCGAGCCTTCCCGACGTGCTCCAGCTCCTCGCGATGGGCAAGAAGACCGGGTGTCTGAGCGTCAACCACCGGTCGAACTTCGGGTACATCTACTTCGACAAGGGACGGATCTCGTACGCGTCGATCGTGAATCGCCGCGACCGGCTGGGCGATCTGCTGGTGAAGAACGGCATCGTCACCGCCGAGCAGCTGCAGGCGGCGATCGATGCCCAGGAGCGGCAGCGCGACCGGCGCATCGGCGAGCTGCTCATGGACATGGGGTATCTGTCGCGCGAGGCACTGCGTCAGCATATCCGCGAGCAGATCGAGGAAGCGGTGTACTTCCTGTTCACGTGGAATCAGGGGACGTTCAACTTCGAAGCCGACGTCCAGCCCGAGGAGCAGGAGTTCCTGGTCTCGATCAACCCCGAGTCGCTGCTGCTCGAAGGCGCGCGCCGGGTGGACGAGTGGACGTTGGTGGAGAAGAAGATCCCGACGTTCGACATCGTGTTCGAGGTGGACCGGCCCAAGCTGCAGAAGGCCGAGGTGGAGCTGACGGCGGAGCAGCGGGCGCTGCTCGAGTTGGTGGACGGGCAGCGCGACGTGCAGCAGATCATCGACGCGTCGGGGATGGGCGAGTTCGATGTGGGCAAGCTGCTGTACGGCCTGGCGACCACGGGATTCCTGCACCGCATCGGCACGTCGAAGGCCGGCGAGCCGCAGGTGTCGGAGGCGCGCGTGCAGGAGCACTACAACCTGGGCGTGGCGTTCTACAAGACGGGGATGTTCGACGAATCGGTGCGCGAATTCCGGCGCGTGATGGATCTGCGGGCCAACGACGCGGCGGCGCGCTTCTACATCGGGCTCGTGCTGCTGCGCCAGGAACGGTGGGCCGACGCGCTGGCCGTGTACGAGGAGGCCACGGCGCGGCCGGGCGTGGCGGCGGCGGTGTACCACAACATGGCCTACGCGCTGGAGCGGCTGGGTCGGTTCGGAGAAGCGCAACGCGCCCTGCACGAGGCGGGCAAGCGGAGCGGCGGCAAGAATGCGCAGATCCAGACGTCGATCGGCGTCGTGGCGCTGCGGGTCGGCGATCTCGCCGCCGCCGACGAAGCGCTCACGGCGGCCCGCCCGCTGTGGGCGGCGCGCCCGCCGTCGCCGGCCTGGTACCACTACGCGGCGCTCACCGCGGCGCTGCTCGGCGATCTGCCGCGCGCGCAGGCAACGCTCGAGGAGGGCGTGGGGGCGCATCCCCACAGCGCCGTGCTGCACAACAACCTGGCCGTGGTGCTGGAGCGCCGGAACGCCGCCGCGCCGGCGCTGGCGGCGCTCGACCGGGCCCTCACCGAGGACCCCGCCGTGCCCCAGATCCACAAGAACCTCGGCGACATGGCCTACCGCGCCGGCCGGTTCGACGACGCGCTCGAGGCGTACCAGCGCGCGGTGAAGGTGGATCCCGAATTGGGCGGCGACGTGTACCTCAAGCTCGGCAACATCCAGTTCCGGCAGCACCACCGCGACGAGGCCGTCAAGTTCTGGGAACGCGCCCTGGCCATCGATCCGTCCAACGCCATCGTGCGCACCAACCTCGACGCCGTCCGGCAGACGCTGTGA
- a CDS encoding protein-glutamate O-methyltransferase CheR, translated as MTALEPQDDGFTALLDKISRERGFRCASYKTTCLRRRVAVRMRARGVHDYPGYARVLDADAGEYELLLDALTINVTKLFRNPEVYEAIAREVIPVLWDGPQPRIRVWSAGCASGEEPYSLAALFHRHAEARGALAQLSRVDILGTDVDRRSLEAAERAEFEERDFSDTLPVLRARYFTATAPFTAVPEIRRLVRFKAHDMLREAPPRPVNDLIVCRNAIIYFDRPSQERLFEAFHAALAPGGFLVLGKVETLFGPARQLFAPVNGRERIFRRPA; from the coding sequence ATGACGGCACTCGAACCCCAGGACGACGGCTTCACCGCGCTGTTGGACAAGATCTCGCGCGAGCGCGGGTTCCGGTGCGCGAGCTACAAGACCACCTGCCTCCGCCGGCGCGTGGCCGTGCGGATGCGGGCCCGCGGCGTGCACGACTATCCGGGCTACGCGCGGGTGCTCGACGCCGACGCCGGCGAGTACGAGCTGCTGCTCGACGCGCTGACGATCAACGTCACCAAGCTGTTCCGGAACCCCGAGGTGTACGAGGCGATCGCCCGCGAGGTGATCCCCGTGCTCTGGGACGGGCCGCAGCCGCGCATCCGCGTGTGGAGCGCCGGCTGCGCGTCGGGGGAGGAGCCGTATTCGCTGGCGGCGCTGTTCCACCGCCACGCCGAGGCGCGGGGCGCGCTCGCCCAGCTATCGCGCGTGGACATCCTCGGCACCGACGTCGACCGGCGGAGCCTCGAGGCGGCGGAGCGCGCCGAATTCGAGGAGCGCGACTTCAGCGACACGCTGCCCGTGTTGCGGGCCCGGTACTTCACGGCCACCGCACCGTTCACGGCGGTGCCGGAGATCCGCCGCCTGGTGCGGTTCAAGGCGCACGACATGCTGCGCGAGGCGCCGCCGCGCCCCGTGAACGACCTCATCGTGTGCCGCAACGCGATCATCTACTTCGACCGGCCGTCGCAGGAGCGGCTGTTCGAAGCCTTTCACGCGGCGCTGGCGCCGGGCGGATTCCTCGTGCTCGGCAAGGTGGAAACGCTGTTCGGGCCGGCTCGGCAGCTGTTCGCGCCTGTGAACGGCCGCGAACGCATCTTCCGGCGGCCTGCATGA
- a CDS encoding chemotaxis response regulator protein-glutamate methylesterase translates to MTSKPSVLVVDDSAFMRRMVSELITASGEFTVIGTARNGHEAIERVHALNPDLVTLDIEMPEMDGVQVLGYIMSECPRPVVMLSAAETVDGQDATLRALELGAVDFVHKPSGPISLDLAVVAERLVGALRTAREANLGGLGMLAPHREPPRRASGRLPHSPARAVAIASSTGGPRALGEVMPSLPRTLDAAVFIVQHMPAGFTRSLAKRLDAMGPLPVHEAEQGQVVESGHVYVAPGGHHMRVVDGAEPTIALLDSAPVWGVRPSADPLFHSVAELFGPRAVGVVLTGMGRDGADGLRAIRDAGGRAVVQDRATSTIYGMPQAALQQAGADRVAPLGGVAAAIVEQLDAMSEAI, encoded by the coding sequence GTGACCTCTAAGCCGTCGGTGCTCGTGGTGGACGACAGCGCCTTCATGCGCCGCATGGTGTCGGAGCTGATCACGGCGTCGGGCGAGTTCACGGTGATCGGCACGGCGCGCAACGGGCACGAGGCCATCGAGCGCGTGCACGCGCTCAATCCCGACCTCGTGACGCTGGACATCGAGATGCCGGAGATGGACGGCGTCCAGGTGCTGGGCTACATCATGAGCGAGTGCCCGCGTCCGGTGGTCATGCTGAGCGCGGCCGAGACCGTGGACGGGCAGGACGCCACGCTGCGCGCGCTCGAACTGGGCGCGGTGGACTTCGTGCACAAGCCGTCGGGGCCGATCAGCCTCGATCTGGCGGTGGTGGCCGAACGGTTGGTGGGCGCGCTGCGCACCGCCCGCGAGGCGAATCTGGGAGGGCTCGGGATGCTGGCCCCGCATCGCGAACCGCCCCGGCGCGCCTCGGGTCGCCTGCCGCACAGTCCGGCGCGCGCCGTGGCCATCGCCAGCTCCACGGGCGGACCGCGCGCGCTGGGCGAGGTGATGCCGAGCCTGCCGCGAACGCTCGATGCGGCGGTGTTCATCGTGCAGCACATGCCCGCCGGCTTCACCAGGAGCCTGGCCAAGCGCCTCGACGCGATGGGGCCGCTGCCGGTGCACGAGGCGGAGCAGGGGCAGGTGGTGGAGAGCGGCCACGTGTACGTGGCGCCGGGCGGGCACCACATGCGGGTGGTGGACGGCGCCGAGCCGACGATCGCGTTGCTCGATTCGGCGCCGGTGTGGGGGGTGCGGCCGTCGGCCGACCCGCTGTTCCACTCGGTGGCCGAGCTGTTCGGGCCGCGGGCGGTGGGCGTGGTGCTCACCGGCATGGGGCGCGACGGCGCCGACGGGTTGCGCGCCATCCGCGACGCCGGGGGCCGCGCCGTGGTGCAGGACCGCGCGACGTCGACGATCTACGGCATGCCGCAGGCGGCGCTGCAGCAGGCCGGCGCCGACCGCGTGGCGCCGCTGGGCGGCGTGGCGGCGGCGATCGTGGAGCAGCTCGACGCCATGAGCGAAGCAATATGA
- a CDS encoding chemotaxis protein CheD, producing the protein MSDHRVGVADLATGVGNGTLSTIGLGSCVAIALYDAEARVGGMAHILLPEPAMSREQHNPARFPETAVPALLERMVALGADAGRVVARIAGGASMFASLVPRGTVTIGTRNVEATRRALAAAGLRLVAEDVGDEYGRSVYLHLGDGRVEVRSLSRGNRDL; encoded by the coding sequence ATGAGCGATCACCGGGTGGGCGTGGCCGACCTGGCCACCGGCGTCGGCAACGGCACGCTGTCCACGATCGGTCTGGGATCATGCGTGGCGATCGCGCTCTACGACGCCGAGGCGCGCGTGGGCGGGATGGCGCACATCCTCCTCCCCGAGCCGGCGATGTCGCGCGAACAGCACAATCCGGCCCGGTTTCCCGAGACCGCGGTGCCGGCGCTGCTCGAGCGCATGGTGGCCCTCGGCGCCGACGCCGGTCGCGTGGTGGCCAGGATCGCCGGCGGCGCGAGCATGTTCGCCAGCCTCGTGCCGCGCGGCACGGTGACGATCGGGACCCGCAACGTCGAGGCGACGCGGCGCGCCCTGGCCGCGGCCGGCCTTCGCCTGGTGGCCGAGGACGTGGGCGACGAGTACGGCCGCAGCGTGTACCTGCACCTGGGGGACGGCCGCGTCGAGGTGCGGTCGCTGTCGCGGGGCAATCGTGACCTCTAA
- a CDS encoding DnaA/Hda family protein — protein sequence MRFETYVVGAANRMAVSAARAVSDAPGLSYNPLVVYGGSGVGKTHLLHAIGARVHEAQPSLNVEYLTLDDFVDQLHAAVAARETDRFKQRWGRADVLLVDDVQFLTGQRQTQAELLRLLEALQGTGRQIVMTSDRPPAEIADVDERLISRLSGGLVVDIGAPDYETRVAILHAKCEERGVTLGPGVIEEIGRVEARNVRELQGLLHRVVAFQALGGEPVQAGDVLALLDDVPDAHAAAGDSAPSPATATLDFQSFLTDIASAVAEHVEGWKMRVAEATSQWNAAGYRTTALERLMEEASAPANYEAVLRGFAATVRRLKELEAEAIVADPALAGHDAFHDPERLREAEALAHRANSGSGQLSAPSVEFSRTGFEVGKSNLLAVRAADAVAAEPGRRYNPLVIVGPSGVGKTHLLNALGNELSNASGGAAVVALVTGQQFTDELIAALRDGTVEQWRARCRRADALLMDDMQVVAGKERTQDELFHLFNDLASAGKQLVFASERAPRELTGLEERLRSRFEGGLVVEMGPPDPALREQLYRRFLDGVPAGQIAPLASYLAGRGSTSVSEILDTVHRLTAAADAVGAALTVDMARRELDGPEPAPAPAPMPTPMRAAPAVRSAADVFFLDDEKIVWEWGDVASRVIEELR from the coding sequence ATGCGGTTCGAGACGTACGTGGTGGGCGCGGCCAACCGGATGGCCGTGTCCGCGGCGCGCGCCGTCTCCGATGCGCCGGGGCTGAGCTACAATCCGCTCGTCGTCTACGGCGGGAGCGGGGTGGGCAAGACGCATCTGCTGCACGCCATCGGCGCCCGCGTGCACGAGGCGCAGCCGTCGCTGAACGTCGAGTATCTCACGCTCGACGACTTCGTGGACCAACTGCACGCGGCGGTCGCGGCGCGCGAGACGGACCGGTTCAAGCAGCGGTGGGGACGCGCCGACGTGCTGCTGGTGGACGACGTGCAGTTCCTCACCGGGCAGCGCCAGACGCAGGCCGAGCTCCTGCGGCTGCTCGAAGCCCTGCAGGGCACGGGGCGGCAGATCGTGATGACCAGTGACCGGCCGCCGGCCGAGATCGCCGACGTGGACGAGCGGCTGATCTCGCGGCTCTCCGGCGGGCTGGTGGTGGACATCGGCGCGCCCGACTACGAGACGCGGGTGGCGATCCTGCACGCCAAGTGCGAGGAGCGCGGCGTGACGCTCGGGCCCGGCGTGATTGAGGAGATCGGGCGCGTGGAGGCGCGCAACGTGCGTGAGCTGCAGGGGCTGCTGCACCGCGTGGTGGCGTTCCAGGCGCTGGGGGGCGAACCGGTGCAGGCGGGCGACGTGCTGGCGTTGCTCGACGACGTGCCGGACGCGCACGCCGCCGCTGGCGACTCGGCGCCGTCGCCGGCCACCGCGACGCTCGACTTCCAGAGCTTCCTCACCGACATCGCGAGCGCGGTGGCCGAGCACGTGGAGGGCTGGAAGATGCGGGTGGCCGAGGCGACGTCGCAGTGGAACGCCGCGGGCTACCGCACCACGGCGCTCGAGCGGCTGATGGAGGAGGCTTCGGCGCCGGCGAACTACGAAGCCGTGCTGCGCGGGTTCGCGGCCACGGTGCGGCGCCTCAAGGAGCTGGAGGCGGAGGCGATCGTCGCCGACCCGGCGCTCGCCGGCCACGACGCGTTCCACGATCCCGAGCGGTTGCGGGAAGCCGAGGCGCTGGCGCACCGCGCGAACAGCGGATCGGGACAGCTGTCCGCTCCGTCGGTGGAGTTCTCGCGCACGGGTTTCGAAGTCGGGAAGTCCAATCTGCTGGCCGTCCGCGCCGCCGACGCCGTGGCGGCCGAACCGGGACGCCGCTACAACCCGTTGGTGATCGTGGGCCCGAGCGGCGTGGGCAAGACGCACCTGCTCAACGCGCTGGGTAACGAGCTGTCCAACGCCAGCGGGGGGGCGGCGGTGGTGGCGCTGGTGACGGGCCAGCAGTTCACCGACGAGCTCATCGCCGCGCTGCGCGACGGCACCGTGGAGCAGTGGCGCGCGCGCTGTCGCCGGGCCGACGCGCTGCTGATGGACGACATGCAGGTGGTGGCGGGCAAGGAGCGCACGCAGGACGAGCTGTTCCACCTGTTCAACGATCTCGCGAGCGCCGGCAAGCAGCTGGTATTCGCCAGCGAACGGGCGCCGCGGGAGCTGACCGGACTCGAGGAGCGGCTGCGGTCGCGGTTCGAGGGCGGATTGGTGGTGGAGATGGGGCCGCCCGATCCGGCGCTGCGGGAGCAGCTGTACCGGCGGTTCCTGGACGGCGTCCCGGCCGGCCAGATCGCGCCGCTGGCGAGCTATCTCGCGGGGCGGGGATCGACCAGCGTGTCCGAGATTCTCGATACCGTGCACCGGCTCACGGCCGCGGCCGATGCGGTGGGCGCGGCGCTGACCGTGGACATGGCCCGGCGGGAGTTGGACGGCCCGGAGCCGGCGCCGGCGCCGGCGCCCATGCCCACGCCGATGCGCGCGGCGCCGGCGGTGCGGTCGGCGGCCGACGTGTTCTTCCTGGACGACGAGAAGATCGTGTGGGAGTGGGGAGACGTGGCGTCGCGGGTGATCGAGGAGCTGCGCTGA
- a CDS encoding DUF4388 domain-containing protein, whose translation MAIEGPLRELGIHDVFQLLDLSRKTGTLRVTSELRDDEGVVHFANGRVIHASIRSLPTSLEQILIAAGKLAESDVVAARARCGPDASPAQLADALVAAGAVSQRELERQVRQQIETVVFDLMSWREGFFSFAEVSAGELPADTRISVSTESLLMEGARRIDEWSRIADKVPNLAVVPRFAPVADHHEAQLDLLPHEWEVLTMIDGERDLRGIAGALGRSDFEVAKIAYGLVTTGVVDLAVPKRASVGGVAIAEPDMEHDGLARAREALAGGDWALALETARAATERHGTEARLVAARALARLDRHAEALEELRRAVHADPLTARVHLDLGFAAVRMGEFATARASWEHYLRLSASGGDAARARAGLDTLTRLMHLVEAHADG comes from the coding sequence ATGGCGATCGAAGGCCCACTCCGCGAACTCGGCATCCACGACGTCTTCCAGCTGCTCGACCTGAGCCGGAAGACGGGCACGCTGCGCGTGACCTCGGAATTGCGCGACGACGAGGGCGTGGTGCACTTCGCCAACGGGCGCGTGATCCACGCCAGCATCCGCAGCCTGCCCACGTCGCTCGAGCAGATCCTGATCGCGGCCGGCAAGCTCGCCGAGTCCGACGTGGTCGCGGCCCGCGCCCGGTGCGGGCCCGATGCCTCGCCGGCGCAGTTGGCCGACGCGCTCGTGGCGGCCGGCGCGGTGTCGCAACGCGAACTGGAGCGGCAGGTTCGCCAGCAGATCGAGACGGTGGTGTTCGACCTGATGTCGTGGCGCGAGGGATTCTTCTCGTTCGCCGAGGTGTCGGCGGGGGAGTTGCCCGCCGACACGCGGATCAGCGTGTCCACCGAATCGCTGCTCATGGAGGGGGCGCGACGCATCGACGAGTGGTCGCGGATCGCCGACAAGGTGCCCAACCTGGCCGTGGTGCCGAGGTTCGCGCCCGTGGCCGACCACCATGAGGCGCAACTCGACCTCCTGCCGCACGAGTGGGAAGTGTTGACGATGATCGACGGGGAGCGCGATCTGCGGGGCATTGCCGGCGCGCTCGGGCGCAGCGACTTCGAGGTGGCCAAGATCGCCTATGGCCTGGTGACCACGGGGGTGGTGGATCTGGCGGTGCCCAAGCGCGCGAGTGTGGGCGGCGTGGCCATCGCCGAGCCCGACATGGAGCACGACGGATTGGCCCGCGCGCGCGAGGCGCTGGCGGGCGGCGATTGGGCCCTGGCCCTCGAGACCGCGCGCGCCGCGACCGAGCGGCACGGCACCGAGGCCCGGCTCGTCGCCGCCCGCGCCCTGGCGCGGCTCGATCGCCATGCCGAGGCGCTCGAGGAGCTCCGCCGCGCCGTGCACGCCGATCCGCTCACGGCGCGCGTGCACCTGGACCTGGGGTTCGCGGCCGTGCGCATGGGGGAGTTCGCCACGGCGCGCGCCAGTTGGGAGCACTACCTGCGGCTCTCGGCGTCGGGCGGCGATGCAGCCCGCGCCCGCGCCGGCCTCGACACGCTCACCCGGCTGATGCATCTGGTGGAGGCGCACGCCGATGGCTGA
- a CDS encoding AAA family ATPase, with product MIDEHWGLLRKPFANTPDPAFVYHSPVFDEGFARLLYDVTDLRGGLSLVTGEIGCGKTMLVEALRERLAGTAFDPWILPYPRLTGAQLLQLLAASAGLARAPRSKPALVEALRRRFGELHAGGRRPVIIVDEAQLASPTLLEELRLLTNFEDRTEKHLHVVLLGQPELRERIVKRPQIDQRVSLRFHLDPLDDDDVREYVRHRLRVAGAAHEVFTPDAMAALAVRSGGVPRLVNNLAMQALFVGAMRGLPRVDAALIHDVADDRQ from the coding sequence ATGATCGACGAGCATTGGGGCCTGCTCCGCAAGCCGTTCGCGAACACGCCCGACCCGGCGTTCGTATATCACTCGCCGGTGTTCGACGAGGGCTTCGCGCGCCTGCTCTACGACGTGACCGATCTGCGCGGCGGCCTGTCGCTGGTGACGGGGGAGATCGGGTGCGGCAAGACGATGCTCGTCGAGGCGCTGCGCGAGCGGCTGGCCGGCACGGCGTTCGACCCGTGGATCCTGCCGTATCCGCGGCTCACCGGCGCCCAGCTGCTGCAACTCCTCGCCGCGTCGGCCGGCCTCGCGCGGGCGCCGCGCAGCAAGCCGGCCCTGGTGGAGGCGCTGCGGCGGCGGTTCGGCGAGCTGCACGCCGGCGGGCGGCGGCCCGTGATCATCGTGGACGAAGCCCAGCTCGCCAGCCCGACCCTGCTCGAGGAACTGCGGCTGCTCACCAACTTCGAGGACCGCACAGAGAAGCACCTGCACGTGGTCCTGTTGGGACAGCCCGAGTTGCGGGAACGGATCGTGAAGCGTCCGCAGATCGACCAGCGCGTGAGCCTCCGCTTCCACCTCGACCCGCTCGACGACGACGACGTGCGCGAGTACGTGCGGCACCGGCTGCGCGTGGCCGGCGCGGCCCATGAGGTGTTCACCCCCGACGCCATGGCGGCGCTGGCGGTACGGAGCGGCGGCGTGCCGCGCCTGGTGAACAACCTGGCCATGCAGGCCCTGTTCGTGGGGGCGATGCGCGGACTGCCGCGGGTGGACGCGGCGCTGATACACGACGTGGCGGACGACCGACAATGA
- a CDS encoding roadblock/LC7 domain-containing protein, which yields MTSPFQAMLEGLLRLRGVTAALLVDEHEGMIVDSVLQFGQDGDRVAALAASLHRKARLSSAAAGLGAVSFMQLEAEAGRICAAGRDDMVLVVVAASAANVGLVRVEMLKAVRGLG from the coding sequence ATGACGTCACCCTTCCAGGCCATGCTCGAAGGTCTGCTGCGGCTGCGGGGCGTGACCGCCGCGCTGCTGGTGGACGAACACGAGGGGATGATCGTGGATTCCGTGCTGCAGTTCGGGCAGGACGGCGACCGGGTGGCGGCGCTCGCGGCCTCGCTCCATCGCAAGGCGCGGCTCTCGTCCGCGGCGGCGGGGCTGGGCGCCGTGTCGTTCATGCAGCTCGAGGCCGAGGCGGGGCGGATCTGCGCGGCGGGGCGGGACGACATGGTGCTCGTGGTGGTGGCGGCGTCGGCGGCCAACGTGGGGCTGGTGCGCGTGGAGATGCTGAAGGCCGTCCGGGGGCTGGGATGA
- a CDS encoding tetratricopeptide repeat protein, which yields MADDVRRWSDEMARDPSSLAFLPLGETLRRQGQLDLAQRVALRGLERHPHHADAHDLLARIYVDRGDLERAYDEWDMTLRIAPDHVGSLKGMGFIRFQQGRFEEAEELLRRAAVGETPDAGISAALDTVRRSSASLSVAQVEALQAEGRYDPNDPRALFAPVLEGADQTALLLDGSGMVLGGLYMTSDGRDVAQEVGAQLSGVSDEADRATRHLGIGTWKSIVFETDSAVVAMAPAAGDGLLVLAASRATPLGLLRLLLDRCTARARGWLAAHGWSGGPEGGA from the coding sequence ATGGCTGACGACGTCCGCCGCTGGAGCGACGAGATGGCGCGGGATCCGTCCAGCCTGGCGTTCCTGCCGCTGGGCGAGACGCTGCGCCGCCAGGGTCAGCTCGACCTGGCGCAGCGCGTGGCGCTGCGCGGGCTGGAGCGGCATCCGCACCACGCCGACGCCCACGACCTTCTGGCCCGGATCTACGTGGACCGCGGCGATCTCGAGCGCGCGTACGACGAATGGGACATGACGCTGCGCATCGCGCCCGACCACGTCGGGTCGCTCAAGGGGATGGGGTTCATTCGCTTCCAGCAGGGCCGGTTCGAGGAGGCCGAGGAACTGCTGCGCCGTGCGGCGGTGGGCGAGACGCCCGATGCCGGCATCAGCGCGGCCCTCGACACGGTGCGGCGCAGCTCGGCCAGCCTGAGCGTGGCCCAGGTCGAGGCGCTGCAGGCCGAGGGGCGGTACGATCCCAACGATCCCCGCGCCCTGTTCGCGCCCGTGCTCGAGGGCGCGGACCAGACGGCGCTCCTGCTCGACGGCTCGGGCATGGTGCTCGGCGGGCTGTACATGACGAGCGACGGGCGCGACGTTGCCCAGGAGGTGGGGGCGCAGTTGAGCGGCGTGTCGGACGAGGCCGATCGCGCCACGCGTCATCTGGGCATCGGCACATGGAAATCCATTGTCTTCGAGACCGATTCGGCGGTGGTGGCCATGGCACCGGCGGCGGGCGACGGCCTGCTGGTGCTGGCCGCGTCGCGCGCCACGCCGCTGGGGTTGCTGCGCCTGCTGCTCGACCGGTGCACGGCGCGCGCCCGCGGCTGGCTCGCGGCGCACGGGTGGAGCGGCGGACCGGAGGGGGGCGCATGA
- a CDS encoding chemotaxis protein CheW produces the protein MKKQPRISYRDWLARGPDAPSDEAPSVPVEPVEPVEPVYAEAPAVSADVPVEAPAPLVEAADARPDPEPELAAADPTPGADPAVEEARDFLVFRVGRELFALLLDRVEEAIDVESVQRLPEMSETMLGVIAYRSGLVPLYGPSRPLGAVLDAAPRAALILATPEGRSALAVDDVDDVLTLGREAVRRSPVELGDGVMVGIARRGADLIGVLDADALVAAFRREPVLEIA, from the coding sequence ATGAAGAAGCAACCGAGGATCAGTTATCGCGACTGGCTCGCCCGTGGGCCCGATGCGCCGAGCGACGAGGCGCCTTCGGTGCCCGTGGAGCCCGTGGAGCCCGTGGAGCCCGTGTACGCCGAGGCGCCCGCCGTCTCGGCCGACGTCCCCGTGGAGGCGCCGGCTCCGCTAGTGGAAGCGGCGGACGCGCGCCCCGACCCCGAGCCGGAACTCGCCGCGGCCGACCCGACGCCGGGCGCGGATCCGGCCGTCGAGGAGGCGCGGGACTTTCTGGTGTTCCGCGTGGGACGCGAACTGTTCGCCCTCCTCCTCGACCGGGTGGAGGAGGCGATCGACGTGGAGAGCGTGCAGCGGCTGCCCGAGATGAGCGAGACGATGCTCGGGGTGATCGCCTACCGCTCCGGCCTGGTGCCGCTGTACGGGCCGTCGCGTCCGCTCGGCGCGGTGCTCGACGCGGCGCCGCGCGCGGCGCTGATCCTTGCCACGCCGGAGGGGCGCTCGGCCCTCGCCGTGGACGACGTGGACGACGTGCTCACGCTGGGCCGCGAGGCGGTGCGCCGCTCGCCCGTGGAGTTGGGCGACGGCGTGATGGTGGGCATTGCCCGGCGCGGGGCCGATCTCATCGGCGTGCTCGACGCCGACGCCCTCGTGGCCGCGTTCCGAAGAGAACCAGTTCTGGAGATCGCATGA